A window of Cellulomonas fimi contains these coding sequences:
- the mqo gene encoding malate dehydrogenase (quinone), with protein MVAHREDTVDVVLVGGGIMSATLAALITTLEPTWTVEIHERRAEVAQESSNPWNNAGTGHAALCELNYTPQRADGTIDITKAVAINEQFELSRELWHHLATHGRLPEGTGFLSSTPHMTFVRGEANVEYLRRRWETLRAHPLFSDLEFSADPATIAAWAPLLVADRDPAEPVAATRASSGTDVDFGALTRAMLDDARRRGVRLHVESEVTRLRQGRDGAWTLRVKDRRWNGNRNARRVRARFVFIGAGGGALPLLQKSGIPEAKGFAGFPISGQFLRTTNPEIVAQHQAKVYGKADIGAPPMSVPHLDTRVVDGGTALMFGPYAGWSMKFLKHGSWLDLLKSIRPDNLVPMLAVGVRNLDLLKYLIGEVTATDLDRLRTLRAFMPTAHPRDWELITAGQRVQVIKRDRKKGGVLEFGTELVTSADGSIAGLLGASPGASTAVATMLDLLDRCFPERVEGWRPQLRAMMPSLGGAQWDESFELDQLVDERVATDH; from the coding sequence ATCGTGGCGCATCGCGAAGACACAGTGGACGTCGTCCTCGTCGGCGGCGGGATCATGAGCGCGACGCTGGCCGCGCTCATCACGACGCTCGAGCCGACGTGGACCGTCGAGATCCACGAGCGCCGCGCCGAGGTCGCGCAGGAGTCGTCGAACCCCTGGAACAACGCGGGCACCGGCCACGCCGCCCTCTGCGAGCTCAACTACACGCCGCAGCGCGCCGACGGCACGATCGACATCACCAAGGCCGTCGCGATCAACGAGCAGTTCGAGCTCTCGCGCGAGCTGTGGCACCACCTCGCGACCCACGGCCGCCTCCCCGAGGGCACCGGCTTCCTCTCCTCGACCCCGCACATGACCTTCGTGCGCGGCGAGGCGAACGTCGAGTACCTGCGCCGCCGCTGGGAGACCCTGCGGGCGCACCCCCTGTTCTCCGACCTGGAGTTCAGCGCGGACCCCGCGACGATCGCCGCCTGGGCGCCCCTGCTCGTCGCCGATCGCGACCCGGCCGAGCCCGTCGCTGCGACCCGCGCGTCCTCGGGCACGGACGTCGACTTCGGCGCGCTGACGCGCGCGATGCTCGACGACGCCCGGCGGCGCGGCGTCCGGCTGCACGTCGAGAGCGAGGTCACGCGCCTGCGCCAGGGACGCGACGGCGCCTGGACACTGCGCGTGAAGGACCGGCGCTGGAACGGCAACCGCAACGCCCGTCGCGTGCGTGCGCGCTTCGTGTTCATCGGCGCGGGCGGCGGCGCGCTGCCGCTGCTGCAGAAGTCGGGCATCCCCGAGGCCAAGGGCTTCGCGGGCTTCCCGATCAGCGGCCAGTTCCTGCGCACGACCAACCCCGAGATCGTCGCGCAGCACCAGGCGAAGGTGTACGGCAAGGCCGACATCGGCGCCCCGCCCATGTCGGTCCCGCACCTCGACACGCGCGTCGTCGACGGCGGCACCGCGCTGATGTTCGGCCCCTACGCGGGCTGGAGCATGAAGTTCCTCAAGCACGGCTCGTGGCTCGACCTGCTGAAGTCGATCCGCCCGGACAACCTGGTCCCGATGCTCGCCGTCGGCGTGCGCAACCTCGACCTGCTGAAGTACCTCATCGGCGAGGTCACCGCGACCGACCTGGACCGCCTGCGCACGCTGCGCGCGTTCATGCCGACCGCGCACCCGCGCGACTGGGAGCTCATCACCGCCGGTCAGCGCGTGCAGGTCATCAAGCGCGACCGGAAGAAGGGCGGCGTGCTCGAGTTCGGCACCGAGCTCGTCACCTCGGCCGACGGCTCCATCGCCGGCCTGCTCGGCGCCTCGCCCGGGGCGTCGACGGCCGTCGCGACGATGCTCGACCTGCTCGACCGGTGCTTCCCGGAGCGCGTCGAGGGCTGGCGCCCGCAGCTGCGTGCGATGATGCCGTCGCTCGGCGGCGCCCAGTGGGACGAGTCGTTCGAGCTCGACCAGCTCGTCGACGAGCGGGTCGCCACCGACCACTGA